One Sphingobacteruim zhuxiongii DNA window includes the following coding sequences:
- a CDS encoding threonine aldolase family protein — MKEKISFKNDYSEGAHPRILELLAQTNLQQEPGYGYDSLSEQAKAAILRFLNDQETPIYFVAGGTQANLLVISHLLKPYESIIAAESGHIHVHETGAIEATGHKINTVPQSNGKLTPDNILKVISLHTDEHMVKPAMLYISQTTELGSIYSKEELQELSDLCKEHNLKLFIDGARMAAALSSDQHQLRLNDIAQYADVFYIGVTKNAGLLGEAIVFPNAQLAEGFSYSLKQKGALMAKGRILGAQFLALFEDDLYFELGKHANQQAMRIATALEDAGFRFALQPESNQLFPILPHQVIERLLEDFEFYVWEKLDAGESIVRIVTSWATNPTDVDRFIAKINGLKTKQVSQG; from the coding sequence ATGAAAGAGAAAATAAGCTTCAAAAACGATTATTCAGAAGGTGCACACCCAAGAATCTTAGAGCTATTGGCGCAAACCAATCTGCAACAAGAGCCCGGTTACGGTTATGACAGTCTTAGCGAACAAGCAAAGGCGGCTATTCTTCGATTTTTAAACGATCAGGAAACACCCATCTACTTTGTGGCTGGCGGAACCCAAGCCAATCTTCTTGTGATTAGCCATCTCTTAAAACCGTATGAATCGATCATTGCGGCAGAAAGTGGACACATCCATGTGCATGAAACTGGCGCGATCGAAGCAACAGGACATAAGATAAACACAGTACCACAAAGCAATGGTAAACTAACGCCTGACAATATTCTGAAGGTTATTTCACTCCATACCGATGAGCATATGGTGAAACCTGCTATGCTCTATATATCGCAAACCACAGAACTAGGAAGCATTTATAGCAAAGAAGAGCTACAAGAACTTTCAGACCTCTGCAAGGAGCATAATTTGAAACTATTTATTGATGGCGCGCGAATGGCTGCTGCATTGAGTAGCGACCAACATCAATTGAGATTAAACGATATCGCGCAATATGCGGACGTGTTCTATATCGGCGTAACCAAAAACGCAGGCTTACTCGGAGAAGCTATTGTATTTCCAAACGCCCAACTTGCCGAAGGATTCTCCTATTCATTAAAGCAAAAAGGCGCATTAATGGCTAAAGGAAGAATCTTAGGAGCACAATTTCTAGCCTTATTTGAAGATGACTTATACTTTGAATTAGGGAAACATGCAAATCAACAAGCTATGCGCATCGCAACAGCGCTAGAAGATGCTGGATTCCGCTTTGCGCTACAACCAGAAAGTAACCAACTATTCCCTATCCTACCACATCAAGTTATCGAAAGACTTTTGGAGGACTTTGAGTTCTATGTTTGGGAGAAACTAGACGCCGGTGAATCTATCGTCCGGATCGTCACCTCTTGGGCGACCAATCCAACTGATGTGGATCGCTTTATCGCTAAGATCAACGGACTAAAGACTAAACAGGTAAGTCAAGGATAG
- a CDS encoding FAD-dependent oxidoreductase gives MKKVFKVFIFCCLSVSVAFGQKKVEVDLCIYGATSAGVVAAYTAAKAGKKVVIVDPVNHIGGLSSGGLGMTDIGNKFVVTGLALDFYRKIGKHYGTFEQWIFEPKVAEQIFRDYLGKTNVQLLLNHPLVKVNKKGNSITDIELSSTEGKSSVTAKVFMDCTYEGDLLAASGVSYHVGREDNSLYGETINGVQLLEGHQFPNGVDPYQVKGDPSSGLLWGISNEKLLPRGTGDKKVQAYNYRITLTNVPENRIPITKPDNYDAKRYELLKRQKELQPWKSIQDVFIWSLMPNGKTDINNRNGFSTDMIGMNWDYPEADWKRRREIIKAHEDYTKGLLYFVGNDPAVPQQIRDDIQNWGYPKDEFVQNNHWTPQLYIREARRMVGEVVMTQNHCQAKEIVQDDIGYAAYTMDSHNCDRLVVDGVVKNEGNVEVGGFLPFPISYRSITPKRAEADNLLVPVCLSSSHIAFGSIRMEPVFMVLAQSAAVAAGIAIDKNLPVQDVKIADIKQVLASNPKADKRASDELIHVSNTKQVTLQGDWADGKGRGFGMSFKESTGNTASTARFTASKPLKAGKYKVYTYFPKKAESASKHNLAIFNGKSVENKVLDYSKVEIKGQTSSTWVEVGEFTFYQGKSNPYVEITNKGAQGVVAANAILFVPQTDQI, from the coding sequence ATGAAGAAAGTATTTAAAGTATTTATATTCTGTTGTTTAAGTGTTTCTGTCGCTTTCGGGCAGAAGAAAGTAGAAGTCGATCTATGTATTTATGGAGCGACGTCTGCGGGCGTTGTGGCGGCTTATACCGCTGCAAAGGCCGGGAAGAAGGTCGTTATTGTAGACCCCGTTAATCACATTGGAGGCTTGAGCTCTGGTGGTCTAGGAATGACAGATATTGGAAATAAATTTGTCGTTACTGGCCTTGCACTGGACTTCTATAGAAAGATTGGAAAACACTATGGTACATTTGAGCAATGGATTTTCGAACCAAAAGTTGCAGAACAAATATTCAGAGACTACCTCGGAAAAACAAATGTTCAATTGCTGTTGAATCATCCTCTAGTGAAGGTGAACAAAAAAGGAAATAGCATCACGGATATTGAACTGTCTTCTACTGAAGGTAAGAGTTCTGTAACGGCGAAAGTCTTTATGGATTGTACCTACGAGGGCGATCTATTAGCAGCTTCAGGAGTTTCCTACCATGTAGGTCGTGAAGACAATAGCCTATACGGAGAAACAATTAACGGCGTTCAACTCTTAGAAGGACATCAATTCCCGAATGGCGTTGATCCATATCAAGTGAAAGGCGATCCTTCAAGCGGATTGTTATGGGGAATTTCGAATGAAAAACTACTCCCTAGAGGAACTGGAGATAAGAAAGTACAAGCCTATAACTATCGGATTACCCTGACGAACGTTCCTGAAAATCGAATTCCAATTACCAAACCAGACAACTATGACGCAAAACGTTATGAGCTTTTAAAGCGCCAGAAAGAACTGCAACCTTGGAAAAGTATTCAGGATGTATTCATCTGGAGTTTGATGCCGAACGGGAAAACAGATATTAACAATAGAAATGGATTTTCTACGGATATGATCGGCATGAACTGGGATTATCCTGAAGCTGATTGGAAGCGTAGAAGAGAAATTATCAAGGCACATGAAGATTATACCAAAGGTTTATTGTATTTCGTAGGTAATGATCCTGCTGTACCTCAGCAGATTCGAGACGACATCCAAAATTGGGGTTATCCAAAAGATGAGTTTGTACAGAACAATCATTGGACACCTCAACTCTATATTCGGGAAGCTCGACGCATGGTTGGGGAAGTCGTTATGACGCAGAATCATTGCCAAGCGAAGGAAATCGTTCAAGACGATATTGGCTACGCGGCATACACTATGGATTCGCATAATTGCGATCGATTAGTGGTAGACGGAGTCGTTAAAAATGAAGGGAATGTCGAAGTCGGTGGATTCTTACCTTTTCCAATATCTTATCGTTCTATCACACCCAAACGTGCAGAAGCAGACAATCTCCTAGTGCCAGTCTGTCTGTCCTCAAGCCATATCGCCTTTGGTTCCATTCGGATGGAACCTGTATTTATGGTCTTAGCGCAATCGGCAGCCGTTGCAGCAGGTATTGCTATCGACAAAAACTTACCGGTTCAGGATGTTAAGATTGCGGATATTAAACAAGTGTTAGCGTCAAATCCGAAAGCCGACAAACGTGCTTCCGATGAGCTAATCCACGTATCCAATACAAAACAAGTAACACTACAGGGCGATTGGGCAGATGGTAAGGGTAGAGGATTTGGAATGTCGTTTAAGGAATCTACAGGAAACACAGCTTCTACGGCGCGTTTCACGGCGTCTAAGCCACTCAAAGCCGGGAAGTATAAGGTTTATACTTATTTCCCAAAAAAGGCGGAGAGCGCCTCAAAACATAACCTAGCGATCTTCAATGGAAAGTCTGTCGAAAATAAAGTATTAGATTACTCGAAAGTTGAAATAAAAGGACAGACAAGTAGTACTTGGGTGGAGGTAGGCGAATTTACCTTCTACCAAGGGAAGAGTAATCCTTATGTAGAGATTACAAATAAGGGTGCACAAGGTGTTGTGGCAGCGAATGCTATCTTATTTGTGCCCCAAACTGATCAAATCTAA
- a CDS encoding FAD-dependent oxidoreductase, which yields MRKINLLLCSLIGFISLGLSVPKKEYTADLIIYGGTSAAITAAVEAVNSGISVIVVSPDKHLGGLSSGGLGFTDTGNKAVIGGLAREFYHQIYMHYDQEKSWNWQKKSEYGNQGQGTPAVDGTNRTMWIFEPHAAEKVFENWVKDKKIQVLREEYLNRDQGGIVMDGNRIQSIKTLSGKTFRGKMFIDATYEGDLMALAGVSYHVGREANSVYGEKWNGIQVGVLHHGHWFKSDISPYVIPGDKSSGLLFGVSGEDPGVYGEGDKRLQAYCFRMCLTDHDANRVPFKKPKNYNPKNYELLARVYASGWRETYEKFDPIPNKKTDTNNHGPFSTDFIGMNYDYPEASYQRRQEIIKAHEEYQQGLLYFMANDPAIPKDVQQEFAKWGLAKDEFKDNGNWPHQLYVREARRMVGHYVMTEHDTFSDRAVDNSVGMGSYTLDSHNVQRYVKADGFVQNEGDIGVHPKKPYKIAYGALVPKEAECQNLLVPVCLSSSHIAFGSIRMEPVFMILGQSAAAAAILAIKNNIPVQQVKYADLQNVLKQRGQVLDL from the coding sequence ATGAGAAAAATCAATTTATTACTATGCAGTCTGATTGGCTTTATTTCTCTAGGGCTTTCGGTCCCGAAGAAGGAGTACACGGCTGACTTGATTATCTACGGCGGTACTTCCGCCGCTATTACTGCAGCGGTAGAAGCGGTCAATTCCGGGATTTCTGTAATTGTCGTTTCACCTGATAAGCATCTTGGGGGACTATCGAGTGGCGGATTAGGTTTCACAGATACCGGAAATAAAGCTGTGATTGGTGGATTAGCTCGAGAGTTCTATCATCAAATCTATATGCATTATGATCAAGAGAAGTCTTGGAATTGGCAGAAAAAAAGTGAGTACGGAAATCAGGGGCAAGGTACCCCGGCAGTTGACGGTACCAATCGGACCATGTGGATTTTTGAACCGCATGCTGCTGAGAAAGTATTTGAAAACTGGGTGAAAGATAAGAAGATACAAGTTCTACGTGAAGAATATCTTAATCGTGATCAGGGGGGAATTGTAATGGATGGTAATCGTATTCAATCTATTAAAACCCTATCAGGGAAAACCTTTCGTGGAAAAATGTTTATTGACGCGACTTATGAAGGCGATCTGATGGCGCTTGCTGGTGTTTCTTATCATGTGGGAAGAGAGGCAAACAGCGTTTACGGGGAGAAGTGGAACGGTATTCAAGTCGGTGTACTACATCATGGTCATTGGTTTAAGTCAGATATTTCTCCGTATGTTATTCCGGGAGATAAAAGTTCGGGCTTACTGTTTGGTGTATCTGGCGAAGATCCAGGGGTTTATGGCGAAGGGGATAAGCGCCTACAAGCTTATTGTTTCCGTATGTGTTTGACCGATCATGATGCCAATCGGGTTCCTTTCAAAAAGCCAAAGAACTATAATCCGAAGAATTATGAGCTATTAGCACGAGTGTATGCATCTGGCTGGAGAGAAACCTATGAAAAGTTCGATCCCATTCCGAACAAGAAAACAGATACAAACAATCACGGTCCTTTTAGCACGGATTTTATTGGAATGAACTATGATTATCCGGAGGCAAGTTATCAGCGCCGCCAGGAAATTATCAAAGCGCATGAAGAGTATCAACAGGGATTACTTTATTTCATGGCGAATGATCCCGCAATTCCGAAAGACGTTCAACAGGAATTTGCTAAATGGGGTTTGGCAAAAGATGAATTTAAAGATAATGGAAACTGGCCACATCAACTTTATGTACGTGAAGCAAGAAGAATGGTCGGGCATTATGTGATGACAGAGCATGATACCTTTAGCGATCGCGCAGTTGATAATTCTGTCGGCATGGGGTCTTATACATTAGATTCACATAATGTACAGCGTTATGTCAAAGCTGATGGATTTGTACAAAATGAAGGAGATATCGGTGTTCATCCTAAGAAGCCTTATAAAATAGCTTACGGTGCTTTAGTGCCTAAGGAAGCAGAATGTCAGAATCTTCTAGTTCCGGTCTGTCTTTCCAGTAGTCATATTGCATTTGGGTCAATCCGCATGGAACCTGTTTTTATGATCCTAGGACAGAGTGCTGCGGCAGCGGCAATTCTTGCTATAAAAAATAATATACCTGTTCAACAGGTTAAGTATGCTGATTTACAAAACGTATTGAAGCAGCGAGGTCAAGTTTTAGATCTATAA
- a CDS encoding DinB family protein, with product MEINQHISRAISEVFDQVLKQLQDLDEHRLNQQPADGGWSIGQTVEHILRSSSGIPDQKVQVFNRAYDEQVPALKQLFLDLNSKYQSDSFFLPKQEHYEINDLKNRIIANKTKLIVDIKDKDLTLLCMDREFPQLGYLTRFEWLMGICTHTQRHVYQIERIRKEVVA from the coding sequence ATGGAAATTAATCAACACATCTCAAGAGCAATTTCGGAAGTTTTCGATCAGGTTTTGAAACAACTTCAAGATCTCGATGAACACAGGTTGAATCAACAGCCAGCCGATGGCGGATGGAGTATTGGCCAAACAGTTGAACATATTCTTCGTAGCTCTTCAGGCATACCTGATCAAAAAGTTCAAGTATTTAATCGGGCTTATGATGAACAAGTCCCAGCACTAAAGCAACTTTTCCTTGATTTAAACTCCAAGTATCAATCCGACAGCTTCTTCCTACCGAAACAGGAACACTATGAAATTAACGATTTAAAAAACAGAATTATAGCAAATAAAACTAAACTAATTGTTGATATAAAAGATAAGGACTTAACCTTGCTTTGTATGGATCGAGAGTTTCCCCAGCTAGGTTATCTGACAAGATTCGAGTGGCTGATGGGCATTTGTACGCATACACAAAGACATGTGTATCAAATCGAGCGCATTAGAAAAGAGGTTGTTGCTTAA
- the idi gene encoding isopentenyl-diphosphate Delta-isomerase gives MPTEYVILVDEQDKPLGEMEKQEAHLQNRKHRAFSVFLQDADGKIILQKRAAVKYHSPNLWTNACCGHPRPNESTIDAAKRRTYEELGIEVDIREIFTLSYEEKLANGLWENEFDHVFLGSYTQPITNFNLDEVSDIRSESIESIAKDVQTNPEEYTFWFQKILPKLISYL, from the coding sequence ATGCCTACAGAATATGTAATTTTAGTTGACGAACAAGACAAGCCCTTGGGGGAAATGGAAAAGCAAGAAGCCCATTTGCAAAATAGAAAGCATCGTGCATTTTCCGTTTTTTTGCAGGATGCCGACGGAAAAATCATTCTACAAAAACGAGCAGCCGTTAAATATCATAGTCCCAACCTCTGGACTAATGCCTGTTGTGGACACCCACGCCCAAATGAAAGTACGATTGATGCGGCAAAACGCAGAACTTACGAAGAGCTAGGCATCGAAGTCGATATTCGCGAAATATTCACCCTATCCTATGAAGAAAAACTCGCAAATGGACTTTGGGAAAACGAATTTGATCATGTGTTTTTAGGTTCCTATACCCAGCCTATTACAAATTTCAATCTTGATGAAGTCAGCGACATTCGATCCGAATCAATCGAATCAATCGCGAAGGATGTCCAAACGAATCCCGAAGAATACACCTTCTGGTTTCAAAAAATCCTACCCAAATTAATCAGCTATCTTTAA
- a CDS encoding FUSC family protein, whose product MSSFFRTESSLDALRNILTILIPSLTIFIFWDGHIAIAFAVGVLLASLTDLPGNKSDKFTTAIYCIPIFFITALATSLPLHFESWTIVLLLGIFGFVYTIIALLGFRINVIGNLGLIVASFTIGLRPSDPFEFSLSLTMGAIFFFMVCLAQVYLFPHRSLRYAVEGGISNMAKLIRLKIDCYDEDVPLNKSYKQLSALHSRVSDQLESVRSILLRDKRLLDDGNAYSKRWLGKLYQLVDLYELLMAVDNDYESIRQTLTGGKTLATIRRSLAILAFETSRLMHSTRDKTFRTIGTEELNRLFAQLDADRMHANEEKAALIYSISKQLTQLSDILQNIHISKIATDDSWIESKNFKDFVAPRSSFQTIIKNLNFKSPIFSYALRMSVLLIAAGLIGFLLPEYRYASWILLTIILVARPSYNVTQKRNYQRIVGSLIGIGVSLLLLVFIENTYILFAIAALCLYLFLLFNKPNYLVCVIFITVTILLGQKLHEGELHDILGSRFAFTLLGSILAVLGCLAIPINHYRSVEQTTASLFKHFREYISKIQESYDAQNLNHYDLRLLRKFAQASLAQSYDSLEQFAKEPLRGKVFKADIQHLQTLAYRINALLVGLSVNITKLGLTWDYEAMKAKLMHVEELIEESEQLAAKLAQRKRNRERAKIRFQTSK is encoded by the coding sequence ATGTCGTCGTTTTTTAGGACTGAGTCGAGTCTAGACGCGTTACGAAACATATTAACCATTCTTATTCCAAGTTTAACGATATTCATCTTCTGGGATGGACATATTGCTATAGCCTTTGCTGTGGGCGTCTTATTGGCTTCGCTAACGGACTTACCCGGCAACAAATCAGATAAGTTTACTACCGCCATTTATTGTATTCCAATCTTTTTTATTACGGCACTCGCAACTTCCCTTCCACTTCACTTCGAATCCTGGACCATTGTCTTGTTACTCGGGATATTTGGCTTTGTGTATACCATTATTGCACTATTAGGATTTCGCATTAATGTAATTGGAAATCTAGGACTTATAGTCGCCAGCTTTACTATTGGATTACGACCAAGCGACCCATTTGAATTTAGTTTATCGCTGACGATGGGTGCGATATTTTTCTTTATGGTCTGTTTAGCGCAGGTTTATTTATTCCCACACCGATCATTACGCTATGCTGTGGAAGGTGGGATAAGCAATATGGCAAAGTTAATCCGTCTGAAAATCGATTGTTACGATGAAGATGTTCCGCTAAACAAATCATACAAACAGCTCAGCGCATTACATAGTCGAGTAAGCGACCAGTTAGAATCAGTAAGATCCATCCTATTACGCGACAAGCGTTTGTTGGATGATGGAAATGCATATAGTAAACGCTGGTTAGGAAAACTCTACCAATTAGTTGATCTATACGAACTCTTGATGGCTGTTGATAACGATTATGAGTCGATTAGACAGACGTTAACCGGTGGGAAGACACTGGCTACCATCAGACGTTCCCTAGCGATTCTTGCCTTTGAAACGTCAAGACTGATGCATTCTACCCGCGACAAGACTTTCCGAACCATTGGAACAGAAGAACTAAACAGACTTTTCGCGCAATTAGATGCTGATCGTATGCATGCTAACGAAGAAAAAGCCGCTTTAATATATTCAATCAGCAAGCAACTCACTCAATTGTCGGATATCTTGCAGAATATCCACATTAGCAAAATTGCAACCGACGACTCGTGGATTGAGTCTAAGAACTTCAAAGACTTTGTTGCTCCTCGGAGCAGCTTTCAAACCATCATCAAGAATCTGAATTTCAAATCGCCGATTTTCTCCTATGCCTTAAGGATGTCCGTACTATTAATTGCTGCTGGCTTAATTGGCTTCTTATTACCTGAATATCGTTACGCCTCCTGGATTCTTTTAACCATTATCTTGGTGGCTCGACCTAGTTATAATGTCACCCAAAAAAGAAACTATCAGCGTATTGTCGGCTCATTAATTGGTATTGGCGTTAGCTTACTGTTGTTAGTATTTATCGAAAACACTTATATACTTTTTGCGATTGCAGCACTCTGCTTATATCTCTTTTTGCTATTCAATAAACCCAACTATTTGGTTTGCGTTATCTTTATTACGGTGACCATTCTTTTAGGACAGAAGCTACATGAAGGAGAATTACATGATATTTTAGGAAGCCGATTTGCTTTTACCCTTTTAGGGTCGATATTAGCGGTATTAGGTTGTCTTGCGATTCCGATTAACCATTATCGAAGCGTAGAACAAACAACCGCATCCTTGTTTAAACATTTCCGAGAGTATATTTCGAAAATTCAAGAAAGTTATGATGCACAGAATCTAAATCATTATGATCTACGATTACTTCGAAAATTCGCCCAAGCCTCCCTTGCGCAAAGCTATGACTCGCTAGAACAATTTGCGAAAGAGCCTTTACGGGGAAAAGTATTTAAAGCAGATATTCAACATCTACAAACACTCGCCTACCGCATTAATGCCTTGCTGGTTGGCCTTTCGGTCAACATTACTAAACTTGGCCTCACGTGGGATTATGAAGCAATGAAGGCAAAATTAATGCATGTGGAGGAATTGATTGAAGAATCTGAACAACTAGCTGCTAAACTCGCACAAAGGAAGCGAAATAGAGAGCGCGCCAAGATTCGCTTTCAGACTTCGAAATAA
- a CDS encoding RagB/SusD family nutrient uptake outer membrane protein gives MKFKFRLLYIALIAGGLCLFNSCDDYLDRKPLSGPSDENYFNNEDELMLVVNGLYASMTYHPTDDVPQNLTLDCASDISWDRNTSPLQSIGRGDFDSNNAYILNVWTNSYKTIGKCNFVLDNMSKLDGQVDAAKLKRYAAEARFIRAFTYQMLVDFFGAVPLMNKGLTLSEAQVPRSPKKDVVDFILSELTTAAADLPVSYGGVDVGRATKGAALAIRARAALNDKRWAETIASAKEVMDSKTYSLHSNFEELFQYAGEKSNEIIFAFQYLRLQNTKTHSAARNFNSRNAQGTSNKIPSQALIDSYLCKDGLEIDKSPLYDPQKPFENRDPRLGFTVALPGSTFFGFQFETHKDSIKCWDYSYSGSIPKRIDNQDALNAYATFSGYLWKKYVDFKDKDFTMQSELNITQARYAEVLLNYAEAKIEANQIDATVYDAINQVRQRPSVEMPAIPSGKSQGELRAIVRKERLYELANEGFRMVDLRRWGLAEKLINGSFMGRIPKGIISNAPKIDNDGLVDYSLVSNKSQMRVIEIRKFNKDRDYLWPIPNIEMETNQKLEQNPGY, from the coding sequence ATGAAATTTAAATTTAGACTTTTATATATAGCATTGATTGCAGGTGGGTTATGCCTGTTTAATTCATGCGATGATTATTTAGATAGAAAGCCACTTTCGGGGCCTTCGGATGAAAACTATTTTAACAATGAGGATGAATTGATGTTAGTGGTCAATGGCCTTTACGCATCAATGACCTATCATCCAACCGATGATGTACCACAAAATCTAACCCTCGACTGCGCATCTGATATTAGTTGGGACAGAAATACCTCTCCACTTCAATCGATTGGTCGTGGCGATTTCGATAGTAATAACGCTTATATCCTCAACGTATGGACCAACTCTTACAAGACGATTGGTAAGTGCAACTTTGTGTTAGACAATATGAGTAAGCTAGATGGGCAAGTGGACGCTGCAAAGTTAAAACGCTATGCTGCTGAAGCACGCTTTATTCGTGCATTCACCTACCAAATGCTCGTGGACTTTTTCGGCGCTGTCCCTCTTATGAACAAAGGCTTGACTCTGTCAGAGGCGCAAGTGCCAAGAAGTCCTAAGAAAGATGTGGTTGATTTTATACTGTCTGAGTTGACAACAGCTGCTGCCGATCTACCCGTGAGTTATGGCGGGGTAGATGTCGGACGTGCAACCAAAGGTGCCGCACTAGCAATTCGTGCACGCGCTGCTTTAAATGACAAACGTTGGGCGGAAACAATCGCTTCTGCTAAGGAAGTAATGGATTCGAAGACCTACAGCCTACACAGCAACTTCGAAGAATTATTTCAATACGCTGGTGAAAAATCCAACGAGATTATCTTCGCGTTTCAATATTTACGTTTACAGAATACCAAGACACACAGCGCAGCACGTAATTTTAATTCAAGGAATGCACAAGGAACATCTAATAAAATACCTTCTCAAGCATTAATTGATTCTTACCTATGTAAAGATGGTTTAGAGATTGATAAATCACCACTATACGATCCCCAAAAGCCATTTGAGAATAGAGATCCTCGCTTAGGTTTCACTGTAGCTCTTCCGGGGTCTACGTTTTTTGGATTTCAATTCGAAACGCATAAGGATAGTATCAAATGTTGGGATTACAGCTATAGCGGCTCCATTCCTAAACGTATCGATAACCAAGATGCATTAAATGCTTATGCGACATTCTCGGGATACCTATGGAAAAAATATGTAGACTTTAAAGACAAAGATTTCACTATGCAGTCGGAATTAAACATTACGCAAGCGCGCTATGCGGAAGTGTTATTGAATTATGCCGAGGCAAAGATCGAAGCTAATCAAATCGATGCAACGGTATACGATGCTATCAATCAGGTTCGTCAGCGCCCATCTGTTGAAATGCCGGCCATTCCATCTGGTAAATCACAAGGAGAGTTGAGAGCAATCGTCCGTAAAGAACGCTTATACGAGCTTGCCAATGAAGGATTCCGTATGGTTGATCTAAGACGCTGGGGATTAGCAGAGAAGTTAATAAACGGTTCCTTTATGGGGCGTATTCCAAAAGGTATCATCAGTAATGCCCCTAAAATTGATAACGATGGGTTGGTAGACTACAGTCTTGTGAGTAATAAATCCCAAATGCGCGTTATTGAAATCCGCAAGTTTAATAAGGATCGTGATTACTTATGGCCGATCCCAAATATTGAAATGGAAACGAATCAGAAATTAGAACAAAATCCAGGCTATTAA